GAGATACTCGCGGAGTGCGTCGGCCGGCACACCGATGCGCGACGCGAACTCGGGCAGCTTCAGGCCGGACCGCTCGATCAGGACGCGGACGTGGCGAGCCACCTCGGTGCGCTCGTTGGCTTCGAGATGGTCGCGGGCACGGTCCAGCACCTCGGCGAGGGCCTTGGAGATGCCGTAGGGGTGCGAGCTCTCCAGCACCTCTTCGACCTGGCGGGCGGTGCGGCCGTACGGGTCGCGCTTGATCGCGACGGCGATCAGCTTCCAAGTGGCGATGTCGCCACCCTCCAGCGCGTGGCGAATCGCAGAGGTCGGCCAGAATTCGACGGGCCGGTCACCGTTGGGAGGGCGTGCCGGGCCTCGGTGCGGCGCCTGTCCATGGCGTCGATCCGCTGCCAACGTCACCTCGCCTCCTCCAACATCGCCACCGCTACCGCAAGGCAGCGTTGCCTGACACCTTCCCAGTCTGCCTTCGCATCGGACTCGGGCCAACCGTCGTCGTCGAGATCCGCCGGGTGCGGGTCCGCGAGGCGGCGGACCAACTGGCTGGCGATCCATTGCCGCCGGGGTGACTGCCCAGAGTAATACCTGTCCATCCCGGCCAACACGACTGCGGCGTTCTCGGCGTCCATGGTGTCGACCAGTTCGGCGAATTCGGCGTAGTCGCGGCTGGTGTTGCGGCTCAGGATCAGATAACCCTTGAGCCGCAGCGTCTCGGCGCCGGTCGGAATCTGCAGGCGGTCGCCCGTGGGCAGCTGGACGTGGGTGGTCTCCACCGGGCTGCGCCGCTCGAACCGCGGCTGGTCGGCGTCGGCGTCGGCCTGCAGCGCGTCCAGGGCGACGGCGAGGCGGCCGCGCCACAACGTGACCGGGTGGACGGGCCGGATCGCCCGCGGGGCGGCGCGGGTCCCGCCGCGGTGCGACAGGTTGCCGACGAACTTGCGTGCCGCGGACTGCCCGGTGCCACCGTTGACGCCGGCCGGCGGATCGATCACCGCCAACTGGCGCGACGCCGCGCTGGCGACGTAGTTGCCGCCTTTGACCTTCGTCTTGACCTTCACCGCCTCGCTGCTGCGTCCGCAGCCGATGAAGGCCAGCGGGTCGGCGACGGTGATCGCGTCGGGCACCAGGTTCTTCAGGCGCGCCGCGGACTTGAGCACGATCTTCAAGTCGGCGCTGGGCACCGCGGGCGCCGAGATGTTGTCCGGGATCATCAGCACGTCACCGAGATCAACTGCAGGCAAAGGCTTTTCGAAGTCCACCGACGGCAGGATGCGTTCCAGCCAGGCTGGCAGCCACCAGTTCCACTCGGCGAACACCGCCATCAGCGCAGGCACCATGACCAACCGCACCACGGTCGCGTCGACCGCGATCGCCACCGCGCAGGCCACCCCGATCTCGGCCACCAGCGGCATGCCGGCGAACGCGAAGCCGATGAACACCGCGATCATGATCAGCGCCGCGCTGGTGATCGTGCGGGCACTGGTGCTCACGCCGTAGGCCACCGCGTCGTGCGTGTTGCCGGTCTGCAGGAAGCGCTCCCGGATCCGGGTCAGCAGGAAGATCTCGTAGTCCATCGACAGGCCGAACGTCATGGCCAGCACCAGCGGCGGAACCGTGCTGTCGATCGAGGTGATCGGCAGGAAGCCGAGCTTTTCCAGCCAGCCCCACTGGAACACCATGACCAGGCTGCCGTAGGCCGCGGCCACCGACAGCATCGTCATCACCACGCCCTTGAGGGCCAGGAAGATCGACTGGATCGACAGCAGCAGCATCACGAACGCGATCAACGCGACGAAGACCAGCACCAACCACTGGGTCTTGGACACCTGGTCGTCGAAGTCCTTGATCAGCGCGGTGGGGCCGCCGACGCTGATCTCCGCCGACCCGGTGGCCGCGGCCGGCAGATGGCCGCGCATCCAGGAGATGGTCTGGCGGGCGCCGAGGTCTTCGGGGTCCACCGACAGCATCGCCGACAGCATCGCGCTGCTGTTGTTGTCGGCGAACACCGGCGGCGCCACCGACAGGATGTTGGGGGAGTGACCGATCTTGTCGCGGATCGCGGCGATCGTCTGCGTGTGGGTGGCCGATGACGCATCGCCGTCCGGGAAGGTCACCAGCACCTGTATCGGGCCGAGCGCGCCGGGACCGAGCGCCTCCGACGCCGCCGACACCCCGGCGCGGATCTCATGTGACGAATTGAATTGGCGCAGAAGGCTATTGCCCAACACCATGGACAGCGCGGGCACCGCCATGGCGAGCAGCACGACCGACGCGGCGGCCGCCGACCCCCACGGCCGATGCATCACACCGCCGATCCAATGCGTCCAGAACCGCGACTGCGTCGACTCCGCGCGCCGCGACCAGTGCAATGCCGCCGACCGCTTGGCCGCCGAGCGCCCGAACGTCGTCAGCACGGCCGGCGTCATGGTCGTCGAGGTCAGCATGGCCACCGCCACCGCGAGGATCGCGCCGGTCGCCATCGACGTCAAGGCGGGGGTGTCGATCAGGTAGATGCCGGTTAGCGAGGCCACCACGGTCATCCCGGACAGCGCGACGGCCAGGCCGGACGTCGCCATCGCCGCGTCGATCGCCTCCTGCGGCTGACGGCCCGCGCGCAACTCCTCGCGGTACCGCATGAGGATGAACAGCGAATAGTCGACCGCCAGCGCGATGCCGAACATCGACACCGTCGACGTCACGAAGACCGACATCACCGTGTACGCCGAGAGCAGGTACACCAGGCCCATCGTGATGATCACCGTGATGATGCCCAGCGCCAGCGGGATCGCGGCGGCGGCGATCGAGCCGAACACCGCCAGCAACACGATCAGGATGATCGGAAGATTCCACTGCTCGGCCTTGGCGATGTCGTGTTTGGTGTTGGCCGCGGCGGCGGTGCTGAGCGCGCCCTGACCGATCACGTACAGCCGGACCCGGCCGTCGCGCATCTGGCCGGAGCGCTCGCCCTGCACACCGACCTTGACCCGCAGCTTCTTGGCGGCGTCGCTGGCGCTGTTGTTGGTGGCCCCGTCGAGTCGCAGCGAGACCACGTAAGGCCGGTCGGGTTGCGGCGACGGCTGAGCGGGATTGGGCACCACCACCACGTCGGGCTGCTGCTTGGCGACCTGCTGCAGGAAGGCCGCCGCGGCGTTCATGTCCTCGTAGCTGGCGTCCGCCCGTGGAGCGGCGACCAGGGCCAACGGTGACGACCCCTGATCGGGATAGTGCGCCTCGAGCGCGTCGTGCACCCGTAGCGACTGGGAGTTGGGCACCTCGAAGCCACCACCGGTGAGATGACCCGACGAGGTCAGCACTAGGAAGATGGCGGGGACGAGCGCGAGTAGCCAGCCGGAGAAAACCAGCCAGCGAAATCTGCGCAGGCCGCCGCTCAAGCGCATCATGAAGTGCTGGATTTCGGTCTCCCCCGCATTCGTTCTGGGTGCCCGCGAGCCTACCGCAGCCAGCTGTTCACCGAGGTGGCTTACGAGTCGCTGAGCTGCAACAACTCGGCAACGATGCCGATTTCCACACAGGTTTCACACAGGTGTGACGAGAACCCCGTGCGCTGAGTTCGCTGCCGCACCGGATCCGATGGCAGGATTGCCGAAGATGCCGGCTTCGGGCCGGCAATTGACTGCGGGGACACGTATTTCCTCGCACACCCCGAGGAGCCTTGAATGACGTCCCTGACCGGGAGTTCCGCGACGCTGCGCCGTCGACTGCTGGCCGCCCTGACCGCGACCGGAATGGGTGGGGCCGCGGCCGTGGTGATGCTGTCCGCGCCGTCGGCGGTCGGCGCGCCGGACCCGTGCTCGGCCAGCGAGATGGCGCGCACGATCAGCAACGTGGCCCGGTCCGCCGGGGACTACCTCGACGGACACCCGGAGACCAACCAGGCGATGACTACCGCGCTGCTGCAACCGGCCGGCCCGGCGGCGGCCGAAACGCTGCGGGTGTACCTAGGCGCGAATCCCAAGGCTGCCGGCGATCTTTCGACAATCGCACAACCGCTCGCGGGAATGGCGAACAGATGCCAGACGCCGCAGATCAGCTTTCCGCAGGTGCTCGGCTTCCCGCAGTTCGCGCTGAGTGGCCCGCCGGCGACCGGTGTCCCGCCGCAGGCCGCCCCTACGTCGCCGGCCGTGCCGCCGGTGAGCAACACCGTGCCGGGCGTTCGCGGCCAGCTGGTCCGCTAGTACGCGGCGATCAGCGTAACTTCGCAGGTCGTGTCCGGATCGCTGCGCGACGCCGGTGTCCACATTTAGTCTGACCGGTATGCCAACCAAGGCCGCTGTTGATTACGCCGATTCGGTCGAACCGATCGTCCGCAAGACCGCCGCCTGGGCGTGGCGCCTGCTGGTCATCTTCGCCGCAGTGGTCGCCCTGCTGATGGCGGTCAAACGGCTGGAAGTGATCGTTGTCCCGCTACTGCTCGCGTTGATGCTCAGCGCCCTGCTGGTTCCGATCGTCGACTGGCTGGACCGGCATGGCTCGCCCCGCGGCGGCGCCGTAGCCCTGGTGATGCTGAGCGGATTCGCGATCCTGGGCGGCATCCTGACCTTCGTCGTCAGCCAATTCATCGTCGGCGTCCCGGATTTGGTCAACGAGGTCACCCGCAGCATCGACTCGGCGAAGAAGTGGTTGATCGAGGGCCCGCTGCACCTGAGT
The sequence above is a segment of the Candidatus Mycobacterium wuenschmannii genome. Coding sequences within it:
- a CDS encoding MMPL family transporter, whose translation is MMRLSGGLRRFRWLVFSGWLLALVPAIFLVLTSSGHLTGGGFEVPNSQSLRVHDALEAHYPDQGSSPLALVAAPRADASYEDMNAAAAFLQQVAKQQPDVVVVPNPAQPSPQPDRPYVVSLRLDGATNNSASDAAKKLRVKVGVQGERSGQMRDGRVRLYVIGQGALSTAAAANTKHDIAKAEQWNLPIILIVLLAVFGSIAAAAIPLALGIITVIITMGLVYLLSAYTVMSVFVTSTVSMFGIALAVDYSLFILMRYREELRAGRQPQEAIDAAMATSGLAVALSGMTVVASLTGIYLIDTPALTSMATGAILAVAVAMLTSTTMTPAVLTTFGRSAAKRSAALHWSRRAESTQSRFWTHWIGGVMHRPWGSAAAASVVLLAMAVPALSMVLGNSLLRQFNSSHEIRAGVSAASEALGPGALGPIQVLVTFPDGDASSATHTQTIAAIRDKIGHSPNILSVAPPVFADNNSSAMLSAMLSVDPEDLGARQTISWMRGHLPAAATGSAEISVGGPTALIKDFDDQVSKTQWLVLVFVALIAFVMLLLSIQSIFLALKGVVMTMLSVAAAYGSLVMVFQWGWLEKLGFLPITSIDSTVPPLVLAMTFGLSMDYEIFLLTRIRERFLQTGNTHDAVAYGVSTSARTITSAALIMIAVFIGFAFAGMPLVAEIGVACAVAIAVDATVVRLVMVPALMAVFAEWNWWLPAWLERILPSVDFEKPLPAVDLGDVLMIPDNISAPAVPSADLKIVLKSAARLKNLVPDAITVADPLAFIGCGRSSEAVKVKTKVKGGNYVASAASRQLAVIDPPAGVNGGTGQSAARKFVGNLSHRGGTRAAPRAIRPVHPVTLWRGRLAVALDALQADADADQPRFERRSPVETTHVQLPTGDRLQIPTGAETLRLKGYLILSRNTSRDYAEFAELVDTMDAENAAVVLAGMDRYYSGQSPRRQWIASQLVRRLADPHPADLDDDGWPESDAKADWEGVRQRCLAVAVAMLEEAR
- a CDS encoding hemophore, which encodes MTSLTGSSATLRRRLLAALTATGMGGAAAVVMLSAPSAVGAPDPCSASEMARTISNVARSAGDYLDGHPETNQAMTTALLQPAGPAAAETLRVYLGANPKAAGDLSTIAQPLAGMANRCQTPQISFPQVLGFPQFALSGPPATGVPPQAAPTSPAVPPVSNTVPGVRGQLVR
- a CDS encoding helix-turn-helix domain-containing protein; this translates as MTLAADRRHGQAPHRGPARPPNGDRPVEFWPTSAIRHALEGGDIATWKLIAVAIKRDPYGRTARQVEEVLESSHPYGISKALAEVLDRARDHLEANERTEVARHVRVLIERSGLKLPEFASRIGVPADALREYLQAITSPSASLMIRMRRLSDRFAKARSPEPAPQPTQRPPRGH